Proteins encoded together in one Anguilla anguilla isolate fAngAng1 chromosome 9, fAngAng1.pri, whole genome shotgun sequence window:
- the LOC118235590 gene encoding F-box only protein 40-like isoform X2, whose product MRRYNKPVVRLHRHCETCFSRRCRAPVDISVCCMTISCRLFCGAVFHLCKEEEHQLLCPNEKVPCLNAHYGCPFTMARSKQAQHLEVCPASVVCCSLEWNRWPVEEANTVFYDNVLKEQHSGEQLDLSMALRDQKHLCERLKMKTFFPELMEEVEDPELEEVGGESDLEDEAAGASAPRGEAPGCNLVVAGAERHKFNQKTAENGVDTQNYNRWEKMFSMEKGGCKQAAKAAADIKIKDKKEKMEPSETGPHVQEETSQEGHKAETTTPPCDFTKMGFAPWQDGVLERLGRDVNPREFNMYVVHHGRMLISFGQMPACTPREKDFVYGSLEPIAVQTLRSFNVPTSYREKRIHRKDPSKMVASENKSLDTSDLGLALEDIPKIDEITATLMCYAERELRGHKICETVGTDGLWMDRGTQTYDFPSAPFESDTSLAKVTADRPLKLHVQISTESATSRHNKSSSVFTFLCGYFYRRDEFPAHFKNVHSDIQSGLNGWFEQRCPLAYLGCTYSQKRFQPSTHRATVTYNQELSTFTLRPEVSPSLYQGVKTITTERKCTRNLDSLSRLPFEVLVHIAGFLDSFTLSQLALVSRRMRDVCETLLQERGMVSLKWEKKTYSHRRSCWKSKKVWHFSNLFSTVKRWHFGDVPTMSDHLKLCPFYQTEEKKEPVALASMCNTKAESEERQSLVTLLQGNK is encoded by the exons atg AGAAGATACAACAAGCCTGTGGTGAGGCTGCACAGGCACTGTGAGACATGCTTCAGCCGGCGCTGCAGGGCCCCCGTGGATATCTCTGTCTGCTGCATGACCATCAGCTGCCGTCTTTTCTGTGGGGCCGTCTTTCACTTGTGCAAGGAGGAAGAGCACCAGCTCCTCTGCCCCAATGAGAAGGTGCCCTGCCTCAACGCCCACTATGGCTGTCCCTTCACCATGGCCCGCTCCAAACAGGCCCAGCACCTGGAGGTGTGCCCAGCCAGTGTGGTCTGCTGCTCCCTAGAATGGAACCGCTGGCCTGTAGAGGAGGCAAATACTGTCTTCTATGACAATGTCCTGAAGGAGCAACATTCTGGAGAGCAGCTGGACCTCTCCATGGCACTCAGGGACCAGAAACACCTGTGTGAAAGGCTGAAGATGAAGACATTCTTCCCTGAACTAATGGAGGAAGTGGAAGACCCTGAGCTGGAGGAGGTCGGCGGAGAGTCAGATCTTGAAGATGAAGCGGCAGGGGCTTCTGCACCACGAGGTGAGGCCCCTGGCTGCAACCTCGTGGTGGCTGGAGCAGAGCGACACAAGTTTAATCAGAAGACCGCAGAGAACGGGGTGGACACACAAAACTACAATCGTTGGGAGAAGATGTTCAGCATGGAGAAGGGAGGCTGCAAGCAAGCCGCCAAAGCTGCCGCTGATATAAAAATCAAAgacaagaaagagaaaatggaacCCTCTGAAACTGGTCCTCATGTCCAAGAAGAAACATCTCAGGAGGGGCACAAAGCTGAAACAACCACGCCCCCTTGCGACTTCACTAAGATGGGATTTGCTCCCTGGCAGGATGGGGTCCTGGAGAGGCTGGGGAGAGATGTCAACCCCAGGGAGTTCAACATGTATGTGGTGCACCATGGCCGCATGCTGATTAGCTTTGGGCAGATGCCTGCCTGCACACCCAGGGAGAAGGACTTTGTCTACGGCAGTCTGGAGCCCATAGCCGTCCAGACTCTCCGCTCTTTCAATGTCCCAACAAGCTACAGGGAGAAGCGCATCCATCGCAAAGACCCATCCAAGATGGTGGCCAGCGAAAACAAAAGCCTGGACACCTCGGACTTGGGCCTCGCCCTGGAGGACATCCCCAAGATAGATGAAATCACTGCCACTTTGATGTGCTACGCAGAGAGGGAGCTACGGGGACACAAAATCTGTGAAACCGTAGGCACTGATGGGCTGTGGATGGACCGTGGGACGCAGACCTATGACTTCCCCTCTGCGCCATTCGAGAGTGATACCTCCCTTGCCAAAGTTACAGCGGACAGACCCTTGAAGTTGCATGTACAGATCAGCACAGAGTCCGCCACAAGCAGGCACAACAAATCCAGCTCTGTGTTCACATTCCTGTGTGGATATTTCTATCGGCGAGATGAGTTCCCCGCACACTTCAAGAATGTTCACTCAGACATCCAGTCTGGCCTGAATGGCTGGTTCGAGCAGCGCTGCCCGCTGGCATACCTTGGGTGCACTTACAGTCAGAAGAGATTCCAACCTTCCACCCACAGAGCCACAGTTACCTACAACCAGGAGCTTAGCACCTTCACCCTCAGACCTGAggtctctccctcactctatCAGGGAGTAAAAACCATCACCACAGAAAGAAAGTGCACACGAAATTTGGACTCACTCAGCAGACTGCCTTTCGAGGTCCTAGTGCACATTGCTGGCTTCTTGGACAGCTTCACTCTATCCCAACTGGCCCTGGTCTCCAGGCGAATGAGAGATGTCTGTGAGACTCTCCTGCAGGAGAGGGGAATGGTTTCCCTAAAGTGGGAGAAAAAAACGTATAGTCACAGAAGGTCCTGCTGGAAATCCAAAAAG GTGTGGCATTTCAGCAATCTCTTCTCAACAGTGAAAAGATGGCACTTTGGAGATGTTCCCACGATGTCTGATCATTTGAAGCTTTGTCCATTCTACCAAACTGAGGAGAAGAAGGAACCAGTGGCCTTGGCCAGTATGTGTAACACCAAAGCGGAATCTGAGGAACGCCAAAGCCTGGTCACCTTGCTCCAAGGAAACAAGTGA
- the LOC118235590 gene encoding F-box only protein 40-like isoform X1, with translation MLENADKHALSEHKQKSIVLTKINMRRYNKPVVRLHRHCETCFSRRCRAPVDISVCCMTISCRLFCGAVFHLCKEEEHQLLCPNEKVPCLNAHYGCPFTMARSKQAQHLEVCPASVVCCSLEWNRWPVEEANTVFYDNVLKEQHSGEQLDLSMALRDQKHLCERLKMKTFFPELMEEVEDPELEEVGGESDLEDEAAGASAPRGEAPGCNLVVAGAERHKFNQKTAENGVDTQNYNRWEKMFSMEKGGCKQAAKAAADIKIKDKKEKMEPSETGPHVQEETSQEGHKAETTTPPCDFTKMGFAPWQDGVLERLGRDVNPREFNMYVVHHGRMLISFGQMPACTPREKDFVYGSLEPIAVQTLRSFNVPTSYREKRIHRKDPSKMVASENKSLDTSDLGLALEDIPKIDEITATLMCYAERELRGHKICETVGTDGLWMDRGTQTYDFPSAPFESDTSLAKVTADRPLKLHVQISTESATSRHNKSSSVFTFLCGYFYRRDEFPAHFKNVHSDIQSGLNGWFEQRCPLAYLGCTYSQKRFQPSTHRATVTYNQELSTFTLRPEVSPSLYQGVKTITTERKCTRNLDSLSRLPFEVLVHIAGFLDSFTLSQLALVSRRMRDVCETLLQERGMVSLKWEKKTYSHRRSCWKSKKVWHFSNLFSTVKRWHFGDVPTMSDHLKLCPFYQTEEKKEPVALASMCNTKAESEERQSLVTLLQGNK, from the exons ATGTTGGAGAATGCAGATAAGCATGCACTCTCAG aacacaaacagaagtCCATAGtgcttacaaaaataaatatg AGAAGATACAACAAGCCTGTGGTGAGGCTGCACAGGCACTGTGAGACATGCTTCAGCCGGCGCTGCAGGGCCCCCGTGGATATCTCTGTCTGCTGCATGACCATCAGCTGCCGTCTTTTCTGTGGGGCCGTCTTTCACTTGTGCAAGGAGGAAGAGCACCAGCTCCTCTGCCCCAATGAGAAGGTGCCCTGCCTCAACGCCCACTATGGCTGTCCCTTCACCATGGCCCGCTCCAAACAGGCCCAGCACCTGGAGGTGTGCCCAGCCAGTGTGGTCTGCTGCTCCCTAGAATGGAACCGCTGGCCTGTAGAGGAGGCAAATACTGTCTTCTATGACAATGTCCTGAAGGAGCAACATTCTGGAGAGCAGCTGGACCTCTCCATGGCACTCAGGGACCAGAAACACCTGTGTGAAAGGCTGAAGATGAAGACATTCTTCCCTGAACTAATGGAGGAAGTGGAAGACCCTGAGCTGGAGGAGGTCGGCGGAGAGTCAGATCTTGAAGATGAAGCGGCAGGGGCTTCTGCACCACGAGGTGAGGCCCCTGGCTGCAACCTCGTGGTGGCTGGAGCAGAGCGACACAAGTTTAATCAGAAGACCGCAGAGAACGGGGTGGACACACAAAACTACAATCGTTGGGAGAAGATGTTCAGCATGGAGAAGGGAGGCTGCAAGCAAGCCGCCAAAGCTGCCGCTGATATAAAAATCAAAgacaagaaagagaaaatggaacCCTCTGAAACTGGTCCTCATGTCCAAGAAGAAACATCTCAGGAGGGGCACAAAGCTGAAACAACCACGCCCCCTTGCGACTTCACTAAGATGGGATTTGCTCCCTGGCAGGATGGGGTCCTGGAGAGGCTGGGGAGAGATGTCAACCCCAGGGAGTTCAACATGTATGTGGTGCACCATGGCCGCATGCTGATTAGCTTTGGGCAGATGCCTGCCTGCACACCCAGGGAGAAGGACTTTGTCTACGGCAGTCTGGAGCCCATAGCCGTCCAGACTCTCCGCTCTTTCAATGTCCCAACAAGCTACAGGGAGAAGCGCATCCATCGCAAAGACCCATCCAAGATGGTGGCCAGCGAAAACAAAAGCCTGGACACCTCGGACTTGGGCCTCGCCCTGGAGGACATCCCCAAGATAGATGAAATCACTGCCACTTTGATGTGCTACGCAGAGAGGGAGCTACGGGGACACAAAATCTGTGAAACCGTAGGCACTGATGGGCTGTGGATGGACCGTGGGACGCAGACCTATGACTTCCCCTCTGCGCCATTCGAGAGTGATACCTCCCTTGCCAAAGTTACAGCGGACAGACCCTTGAAGTTGCATGTACAGATCAGCACAGAGTCCGCCACAAGCAGGCACAACAAATCCAGCTCTGTGTTCACATTCCTGTGTGGATATTTCTATCGGCGAGATGAGTTCCCCGCACACTTCAAGAATGTTCACTCAGACATCCAGTCTGGCCTGAATGGCTGGTTCGAGCAGCGCTGCCCGCTGGCATACCTTGGGTGCACTTACAGTCAGAAGAGATTCCAACCTTCCACCCACAGAGCCACAGTTACCTACAACCAGGAGCTTAGCACCTTCACCCTCAGACCTGAggtctctccctcactctatCAGGGAGTAAAAACCATCACCACAGAAAGAAAGTGCACACGAAATTTGGACTCACTCAGCAGACTGCCTTTCGAGGTCCTAGTGCACATTGCTGGCTTCTTGGACAGCTTCACTCTATCCCAACTGGCCCTGGTCTCCAGGCGAATGAGAGATGTCTGTGAGACTCTCCTGCAGGAGAGGGGAATGGTTTCCCTAAAGTGGGAGAAAAAAACGTATAGTCACAGAAGGTCCTGCTGGAAATCCAAAAAG GTGTGGCATTTCAGCAATCTCTTCTCAACAGTGAAAAGATGGCACTTTGGAGATGTTCCCACGATGTCTGATCATTTGAAGCTTTGTCCATTCTACCAAACTGAGGAGAAGAAGGAACCAGTGGCCTTGGCCAGTATGTGTAACACCAAAGCGGAATCTGAGGAACGCCAAAGCCTGGTCACCTTGCTCCAAGGAAACAAGTGA
- the fbxo40.1 gene encoding F-box protein 40.1 isoform X2 encodes MGRNRNSAVRPHRHCETCFSRRCRAPVEISVSCVIISCRLLCGAVFHLCKEEEHQLLCPNEKVPCLNAHFGCPFTMARSKQAQHLEVCPANVVCCSLEWNRWPVEETNAVYDNALKEQHSEEQLNLSMALRDQKHLFSSLKMNALFAELIEKIEEPCPVEVAGAVGGMASEGCVAHQSGTSLYFLPNDPEMQELTQEEREALAKDREVAGLENYTLWEKMFSMEKSGCDSAVQALANAKPDEKKTLSQQIPTLQEVSQESYSKGVTMLTDVTKTDQASWQEGTINRQGKGHSMSDNSGYLEQNGTMMVEIGQVTPCVPKPKHFVYAYLAPMQIKTVRTFKIPTSFQEKQGRIRNPSNIRKISKAVDTSDLGICMEDIPKCDEIQATLLCALEKELKGHLISEPSSTDALLSDIGTQTYHFLSAPFKQDDSLADIVADRALKLHVQMEAECVTSRHNKVSSAFTFLCGHFYRRDEFPAHFKNVHSDIQSGLNGWFEQRCPLAYLGCTYSQKRFQPSTHRATVTYNQELSTFTLRPEVSPSLYQGVKTITTERKRARNLDSLSRLPFEVLVHIAGFLDSFTLSQLALVSRLMRDVCETLLQERGMVSLKWEKKTYAHGRSCWKSRKKLPVSYRCGSSVTSSLRWRGGALTTSLPCPST; translated from the exons ATG GGAAGGAACAGGAACTCTGCTGTACGACCGCACAGGCACTGTGAGACATGCTTCAGCCGGCGCTGCAGGGCCCCCGTGGAGATCTCTGTCTCCTGTGTGATCATCAGCTGCCGCCTGCTCTGTGGAGCTGTCTTCCACTTGTGCAAGGAGGAGGAGCACCAGCTCCTCTGCCCCAATGAGAAGGTACCCTGCCTCAATGCCCACTTTGGCTGCCCCTTCACCATGGCCCGCTCCAAACAGGCCCAGCACCTGGAGGTGTGCCCAGCCAATGTGGTCTGCTGCTCCCTAGAATGGAACCGCTGGCCTGTGGAGGAGACAAATGCTGTCTATGACAATGCCCTGAAAGAGCAACATTCTGAGGAGCAGCTGAATCTGTCCATGGCACTCAGGGACCAGAAGCACCTTTTCAGctctctgaaaatgaatgcCCTTTTTGCTGAGCTAATTGAGAAGATAGAGGAACCCTGCCCTGTGGAAGTGGCTGGGGCCGTGGGCGGCATGGCCTCAGAGGGTTGTGTGGCACATCAGTCAGGCACATCCCTGTACTTTCTCCCCAACGACCCAGAAATGCAAGAGCTGACCCAGGAAGAGCGTGAGGCTCTGGCCAAAGACAGGGAAGTGGCAGGGTTGGAGAACTACACCTTGTGGGAGAAAATGTTCAGCATGGAGAAGAGTGGCTGTGACTCTGCTGTGCAGGCTCTGGCCAATGCAAAACCTGATGAGAAGAAGACATTGTCACAGCAAATTCCAACACTACAAGAAGTGTCTCAGGAGAGCTATAGCAAGGGTGTCACCATGCTCACTGATGTTACCAAAACAGACCAGGCTTCCTGGCAGGAGGGCACCATCAATAGGCAAGGGAAAGGGCACAGTATGTCAGATAACAGTGGGTACCTGGAGCAGAATGGGACCATGATGGTCGAAATTGGCCAGGTTACCCCCTGTGTCCCCAAACCGAAGCACTTTGTTTACGCCTACCTGGCACCCATGCAGATCAAAACTGTCCGAACCTTTAAAATCCCCACCAGCTTCCAGGAGAAGCAGGGCCGCATCCGGAACCCTTCAAACATCCGGAAGATAAGCAAAGCTGTGGACACGTCCGATTTGGGAATCTGCATGGAAGACATTCCAAAATGTGACGAGATCCAAGCAACCTTGCTGTGTGCTTTGGAGAAGGAGCTAAAAGGGCATCTGATCTCTGAGCCAAGTTCAACAGACGCCCTGCTTTCTGATATAGGAACCCAGACCTATCACTTCCTCTCTGCGCCATTCAAGCAAGATGACTCCCTAGCAGACATTGTGGCTGACAGGGCATTGAAGCTGCATGTACAGATGGAGGCTGAGTGTGTGACCAGTCGGCACAACAAGGTGAGCTCTGCGTTCACATTCTTGTGCGGCCATTTCTACCGAAGGGATGAGTTCCCCGCACACTTCAAGAATGTTCACTCAGACATCCAGTCCGGCCTGAACGGCTGGTTCGAGCAGCGCTGCCCGCTGGCATACCTTGGCTGCACTTACAGTCAAAAGAGATTCCAGCCTTCCACCCACAGAGCCACAGTTACCTACAACCAGGAGCTTAGCACCTTCACCCTCAGACCCGAggtctctccctcactctatCAGGGAGTAAAAACCATCACCACAGAAAGAAAGCGTGCCCGAAATTTGGACTCGCTCAGTAGACTGCCTTTTGAGGTCCTTGTGCACATTGCTGGCTTCTTGGACAGCTTCACTTTATCCCAGCTGGCCCTGGTCTCCAGGCTAATGAGAGATGTCTGTGAGACTCTCCTGCAGGAGAGGGGAATGGTCTCCCtaaagtgggaaaaaaagacatacgCTCACGGAAGGTCCTGCTGGAAATCCAGGAAAAAG TTACCTGTCTCTTATAGGTGTGGCAGTTCAGTAACCTCTTCTCTACGGTGGAGAGGTGGAGCTTTGACAACATCCCTTCCATGTCCCAGCACCTGA
- the fbxo40.1 gene encoding F-box protein 40.1 isoform X1, with translation MGRNRNSAVRPHRHCETCFSRRCRAPVEISVSCVIISCRLLCGAVFHLCKEEEHQLLCPNEKVPCLNAHFGCPFTMARSKQAQHLEVCPANVVCCSLEWNRWPVEETNAVYDNALKEQHSEEQLNLSMALRDQKHLFSSLKMNALFAELIEKIEEPCPVEVAGAVGGMASEGCVAHQSGTSLYFLPNDPEMQELTQEEREALAKDREVAGLENYTLWEKMFSMEKSGCDSAVQALANAKPDEKKTLSQQIPTLQEVSQESYSKGVTMLTDVTKTDQASWQEGTINRQGKGHSMSDNSGYLEQNGTMMVEIGQVTPCVPKPKHFVYAYLAPMQIKTVRTFKIPTSFQEKQGRIRNPSNIRKISKAVDTSDLGICMEDIPKCDEIQATLLCALEKELKGHLISEPSSTDALLSDIGTQTYHFLSAPFKQDDSLADIVADRALKLHVQMEAECVTSRHNKVSSAFTFLCGHFYRRDEFPAHFKNVHSDIQSGLNGWFEQRCPLAYLGCTYSQKRFQPSTHRATVTYNQELSTFTLRPEVSPSLYQGVKTITTERKRARNLDSLSRLPFEVLVHIAGFLDSFTLSQLALVSRLMRDVCETLLQERGMVSLKWEKKTYAHGRSCWKSRKKVWQFSNLFSTVERWSFDNIPSMSQHLKVCPFYKREEKRQPSALASMCDHKQEGKKHDSLVAMFLSNK, from the exons ATG GGAAGGAACAGGAACTCTGCTGTACGACCGCACAGGCACTGTGAGACATGCTTCAGCCGGCGCTGCAGGGCCCCCGTGGAGATCTCTGTCTCCTGTGTGATCATCAGCTGCCGCCTGCTCTGTGGAGCTGTCTTCCACTTGTGCAAGGAGGAGGAGCACCAGCTCCTCTGCCCCAATGAGAAGGTACCCTGCCTCAATGCCCACTTTGGCTGCCCCTTCACCATGGCCCGCTCCAAACAGGCCCAGCACCTGGAGGTGTGCCCAGCCAATGTGGTCTGCTGCTCCCTAGAATGGAACCGCTGGCCTGTGGAGGAGACAAATGCTGTCTATGACAATGCCCTGAAAGAGCAACATTCTGAGGAGCAGCTGAATCTGTCCATGGCACTCAGGGACCAGAAGCACCTTTTCAGctctctgaaaatgaatgcCCTTTTTGCTGAGCTAATTGAGAAGATAGAGGAACCCTGCCCTGTGGAAGTGGCTGGGGCCGTGGGCGGCATGGCCTCAGAGGGTTGTGTGGCACATCAGTCAGGCACATCCCTGTACTTTCTCCCCAACGACCCAGAAATGCAAGAGCTGACCCAGGAAGAGCGTGAGGCTCTGGCCAAAGACAGGGAAGTGGCAGGGTTGGAGAACTACACCTTGTGGGAGAAAATGTTCAGCATGGAGAAGAGTGGCTGTGACTCTGCTGTGCAGGCTCTGGCCAATGCAAAACCTGATGAGAAGAAGACATTGTCACAGCAAATTCCAACACTACAAGAAGTGTCTCAGGAGAGCTATAGCAAGGGTGTCACCATGCTCACTGATGTTACCAAAACAGACCAGGCTTCCTGGCAGGAGGGCACCATCAATAGGCAAGGGAAAGGGCACAGTATGTCAGATAACAGTGGGTACCTGGAGCAGAATGGGACCATGATGGTCGAAATTGGCCAGGTTACCCCCTGTGTCCCCAAACCGAAGCACTTTGTTTACGCCTACCTGGCACCCATGCAGATCAAAACTGTCCGAACCTTTAAAATCCCCACCAGCTTCCAGGAGAAGCAGGGCCGCATCCGGAACCCTTCAAACATCCGGAAGATAAGCAAAGCTGTGGACACGTCCGATTTGGGAATCTGCATGGAAGACATTCCAAAATGTGACGAGATCCAAGCAACCTTGCTGTGTGCTTTGGAGAAGGAGCTAAAAGGGCATCTGATCTCTGAGCCAAGTTCAACAGACGCCCTGCTTTCTGATATAGGAACCCAGACCTATCACTTCCTCTCTGCGCCATTCAAGCAAGATGACTCCCTAGCAGACATTGTGGCTGACAGGGCATTGAAGCTGCATGTACAGATGGAGGCTGAGTGTGTGACCAGTCGGCACAACAAGGTGAGCTCTGCGTTCACATTCTTGTGCGGCCATTTCTACCGAAGGGATGAGTTCCCCGCACACTTCAAGAATGTTCACTCAGACATCCAGTCCGGCCTGAACGGCTGGTTCGAGCAGCGCTGCCCGCTGGCATACCTTGGCTGCACTTACAGTCAAAAGAGATTCCAGCCTTCCACCCACAGAGCCACAGTTACCTACAACCAGGAGCTTAGCACCTTCACCCTCAGACCCGAggtctctccctcactctatCAGGGAGTAAAAACCATCACCACAGAAAGAAAGCGTGCCCGAAATTTGGACTCGCTCAGTAGACTGCCTTTTGAGGTCCTTGTGCACATTGCTGGCTTCTTGGACAGCTTCACTTTATCCCAGCTGGCCCTGGTCTCCAGGCTAATGAGAGATGTCTGTGAGACTCTCCTGCAGGAGAGGGGAATGGTCTCCCtaaagtgggaaaaaaagacatacgCTCACGGAAGGTCCTGCTGGAAATCCAGGAAAAAG GTGTGGCAGTTCAGTAACCTCTTCTCTACGGTGGAGAGGTGGAGCTTTGACAACATCCCTTCCATGTCCCAGCACCTGAAAGTCTGTCCCTTCTAcaaaagagaggagaagaggcaGCCTTCAGCCCTGGCCAGCATGTGTGACCACAAACAGGAAGGAAAGAAGCATGACAGCCTTGTTGCAATGTTTCTCAGTAACAAATGA